From one Paenibacillus sp. FSL K6-1330 genomic stretch:
- the thiD gene encoding bifunctional hydroxymethylpyrimidine kinase/phosphomethylpyrimidine kinase: MSKTRVPRALTIAGSDSGGGAGIQADLKTFQELGVYGMSAITAITVQNTLGVHGVYPLPSEAAAEQIEAVGSDLGVDALKTGMLFNAEIIRLVADRIRAFGWEKVVVDPVMIAKGGAELLQSEAVQALREDLLPLALIVIPNIPEAEVLAGMRIRTIEDRKEAARRIHDLGPKIVVIKGGHDEGMPGVAGEGSDHQRDRGADIAAGTQQEELPWSESTNDQTRTANPLGELSEGRSPSIKTDDRFGNAESPPVMDLVYDGTAFSELYGKRIHTVHTHGTGCTFSAAITAGLAKGLSAFDAIQSGRLFIQAAIEDGLNLGQGHGPTNHWAYRRRRQEVLR; this comes from the coding sequence ATGAGCAAGACTCGCGTGCCCCGGGCACTGACGATTGCCGGCTCCGACAGCGGCGGCGGCGCCGGCATTCAGGCCGATCTGAAAACCTTCCAGGAGCTCGGCGTATATGGCATGTCGGCGATTACGGCGATCACGGTGCAGAATACCTTGGGGGTTCATGGCGTATATCCGCTGCCTTCCGAAGCAGCCGCGGAGCAGATTGAAGCGGTAGGATCGGACCTCGGAGTAGATGCATTGAAGACAGGCATGCTGTTCAATGCAGAGATCATTCGCCTGGTGGCTGACCGGATTCGGGCATTTGGCTGGGAGAAGGTCGTTGTCGATCCCGTGATGATCGCCAAGGGCGGAGCGGAGCTGCTGCAAAGCGAAGCAGTGCAGGCTTTAAGAGAAGACTTGCTGCCGCTAGCCTTGATCGTCATCCCCAATATACCGGAGGCCGAAGTATTGGCGGGGATGCGTATCCGCACGATCGAAGATCGGAAGGAAGCGGCGAGACGTATTCATGATCTGGGGCCCAAGATCGTTGTGATCAAAGGCGGCCATGACGAGGGAATGCCGGGCGTCGCCGGTGAAGGTTCGGATCACCAAAGAGACAGAGGAGCAGATATAGCGGCGGGTACGCAGCAGGAAGAGTTGCCTTGGTCCGAATCAACGAATGACCAAACGAGAACTGCCAACCCTCTCGGGGAGTTAAGTGAGGGACGCTCTCCTAGTATCAAGACCGACGACAGATTCGGTAATGCCGAAAGTCCTCCGGTCATGGACCTCGTATACGATGGCACTGCCTTCTCCGAACTATACGGCAAAAGAATTCATACCGTTCATACGCATGGTACCGGCTGTACTTTCTCTGCCGCCATCACTGCAGGCCTGGCCAAAGGCTTGAGTGCATTCGATGCGATTCAGAGCGGGCGCTTATTCATCCAGGCCGCCATTGAGGACGGCTTAAACCTGGGGCAGGGACACGGCCCCACGAATCATTGGGCGTATCGTCGCCGCCGTCAGGAGGTGCTGCGATGA
- the thiM gene encoding hydroxyethylthiazole kinase, producing the protein MHAWEKEVSALLTKVQQTSPLVHNMTNVVVTNFTANGLYALGASPVMAYAPEEVADMAAIAGALVLNIGTLNRELVDAMILAGQSANAHGVPVLLDPVGAGATCFRTESALRILSEVKVSLVRGNAAEVAHLVGEAREIKGVDAGNSAGSHHAELAVRAARELGTIVAITGEEDVITDGTEVRIITGGDALLTKVTGAGCLLTSVLGAFAAAEANLLLAGTAGLAFYGAAAARAAECTADQGPGSFQIAFLDELAKLHPGSLAGYAAVREAGTAAAGGAR; encoded by the coding sequence ATGCATGCATGGGAAAAAGAGGTTTCGGCGCTTTTAACGAAGGTACAGCAGACGAGCCCCCTCGTTCACAATATGACGAACGTGGTGGTTACGAATTTTACGGCTAACGGCTTGTACGCGCTGGGCGCGTCGCCGGTCATGGCTTACGCGCCGGAGGAAGTGGCGGATATGGCCGCCATAGCGGGCGCGCTCGTGCTGAACATCGGCACGCTGAACCGCGAGCTGGTGGATGCGATGATTCTCGCCGGGCAATCGGCGAATGCGCACGGTGTGCCGGTTCTGCTGGATCCGGTCGGTGCGGGAGCGACCTGTTTTCGGACGGAGTCGGCATTGCGGATTCTGAGTGAGGTGAAGGTCTCGCTCGTGCGCGGAAACGCGGCTGAAGTCGCTCATCTTGTCGGGGAGGCCCGCGAGATTAAGGGCGTAGACGCTGGTAATAGCGCAGGCAGTCATCATGCTGAGCTGGCTGTGCGGGCTGCCCGCGAATTAGGCACAATCGTGGCCATTACCGGTGAAGAGGACGTGATTACCGATGGAACAGAGGTACGCATCATTACCGGAGGGGATGCACTGCTCACGAAGGTCACCGGCGCAGGGTGCCTGCTGACCTCGGTGCTGGGTGCCTTTGCCGCAGCGGAAGCAAACCTGCTGCTTGCAGGTACGGCGGGTCTGGCCTTCTACGGGGCCGCGGCGGCGAGAGCTGCGGAATGCACGGCGGACCAAGGACCGGGAAGCTTCCAGATCGCTTTTCTAGATGAGCTGGCAAAACTTCATCCAGGCTCGTTGGCGGGATATGCCGCTGTCCGGGAAGCGGGAACGGCTGCCGCCGGTGGCGCACGATGA
- a CDS encoding LLM class flavin-dependent oxidoreductase, which yields MAKQRPLKLGALLHGVGGGTSMWRHPDAQPDASVNFELYKQWVQKAEEGRFDLIFIADGLYINEKSIPHFLNRFEPITILSALAAVSQNIGLVGTLSTSYSEPFTVARQFASLDKISNGRAGWNIVTSPLEGSALNYGKKEHPEHDKRYRIATEYLEVARGLWDSWEDDAFVRNKETGVFFDPEKMHTLNHEGEFFSVKGPLNIARSKQGQPVIFQAGSSEVGKNYASKEADAVFTGHESVEDAAAFYQDVKSRAAGFGRNPDEVLIFPGISPIIGSTAEEAERKYEEIASLVTIENALDYLGRFFEHHDFSQYPLDEPFPELGDLGKNSFQSGTDKIKRDAKEKGLTLRQVALQSATPRGGFIGTPEQVADKIQAWFEAGAADGFMITAAVPNGLEDFVDHVVPLLQERGIYRTEYESDTLRGNLGLPVPENRYSKDQAVAVRS from the coding sequence ATGGCAAAGCAAAGACCATTGAAATTAGGGGCGCTCCTGCACGGCGTGGGCGGAGGGACCTCCATGTGGCGGCATCCGGATGCGCAGCCTGACGCAAGCGTTAATTTTGAACTGTATAAGCAGTGGGTTCAGAAAGCCGAGGAAGGCAGATTCGATCTGATCTTCATTGCGGACGGCTTGTATATCAACGAAAAATCGATCCCGCATTTTCTGAACCGCTTTGAGCCGATCACCATACTGAGCGCCCTGGCCGCCGTCAGCCAAAACATCGGTCTTGTCGGTACGTTATCCACCTCGTACAGCGAGCCGTTCACCGTGGCCCGTCAGTTCGCGTCGCTCGACAAGATCAGCAACGGACGCGCAGGCTGGAACATCGTCACCTCTCCGCTGGAGGGCTCAGCCCTAAATTACGGCAAGAAGGAGCATCCGGAGCACGATAAGCGATACCGGATTGCAACGGAGTATTTGGAGGTTGCCCGGGGATTATGGGATTCCTGGGAGGATGATGCCTTCGTGCGGAATAAGGAGACGGGGGTCTTCTTCGATCCCGAGAAAATGCACACGCTGAATCACGAAGGCGAGTTCTTCTCCGTGAAGGGGCCGCTGAACATCGCCCGTTCCAAGCAGGGACAGCCGGTCATCTTTCAAGCGGGATCGTCCGAGGTCGGCAAGAACTATGCCTCAAAGGAAGCTGATGCGGTATTTACCGGTCATGAGTCTGTGGAGGATGCGGCAGCCTTTTATCAGGACGTGAAGTCGCGGGCGGCTGGTTTCGGCCGGAATCCGGATGAAGTGCTGATCTTTCCCGGAATCAGCCCGATTATCGGAAGTACGGCCGAAGAGGCCGAGCGCAAATATGAGGAGATAGCCAGTCTGGTGACCATCGAGAATGCCCTGGATTATCTCGGCCGCTTCTTCGAGCATCACGATTTCTCGCAGTATCCGCTGGATGAGCCGTTCCCTGAGCTGGGCGACCTGGGCAAGAACAGCTTCCAGAGCGGTACCGACAAAATCAAAAGGGACGCTAAAGAGAAGGGGCTGACGCTCCGGCAAGTGGCACTGCAGTCGGCCACGCCTCGCGGCGGGTTTATCGGCACGCCGGAGCAGGTAGCAGACAAGATCCAGGCTTGGTTCGAAGCAGGCGCAGCCGACGGCTTCATGATTACTGCGGCGGTGCCGAACGGGCTGGAGGATTTTGTGGACCATGTCGTCCCGCTTCTGCAGGAGAGAGGCATCTACAGAACCGAGTACGAGAGCGACACGCTGCGCGGCAATTTGGGCTTGCCAGTGCCCGAGAACCGGTACAGCAAGGATCAGGCAGTTGCTGTCCGTTCCTAA
- the tenA gene encoding thiaminase II: MSFTHELRQQAEGIFQAIFDHPFVKGIAEGNLAREQLIHYVKQDFEYLNAYMRIYGIAISKSTSREEIAAFNEQISFILHSEVHPHQNLCAAAGVTYEELQGYPLAPSAHHYIRHMLTVAHEGSLGEIMAVLLPCPWTYLEIGRKLLDEVKPDASHPFYDWIYFYGNRGENATAKFCNRVDEWAERATAAERERMKEHFMLSCQLEYMFWDMAYKQEEWPVPLQAAVL, from the coding sequence ATGAGTTTCACGCATGAGCTCCGTCAGCAGGCGGAAGGAATTTTTCAAGCAATCTTTGATCATCCCTTTGTAAAAGGCATTGCCGAGGGGAACCTGGCGCGAGAACAGCTGATTCACTATGTGAAGCAGGATTTTGAGTATTTGAATGCCTACATGCGGATTTACGGAATTGCCATATCCAAATCGACCAGCAGGGAAGAGATCGCGGCCTTTAACGAACAGATTTCATTCATCTTGCACAGCGAGGTGCACCCGCATCAGAATTTGTGCGCAGCCGCCGGGGTGACCTACGAAGAGCTTCAAGGGTATCCGCTGGCTCCGTCCGCGCATCATTATATCCGTCATATGCTGACGGTGGCGCATGAGGGCAGTCTGGGCGAGATTATGGCCGTATTGCTGCCTTGCCCATGGACGTATCTGGAGATTGGCCGCAAGCTGCTGGATGAAGTGAAGCCGGATGCATCCCATCCGTTCTATGACTGGATTTATTTCTACGGCAACCGTGGGGAAAACGCGACAGCCAAGTTCTGCAACCGTGTCGATGAATGGGCAGAGCGCGCGACGGCAGCCGAGCGGGAACGGATGAAGGAGCATTTCATGCTGAGCTGCCAGCTGGAGTATATGTTCTGGGATATGGCATATAAGCAGGAGGAATGGCCGGTGCCGCTGCAGGCTGCGGTGCTATAA
- a CDS encoding iron ABC transporter permease codes for MNKHRIFRSRNAKVSFMLERRTLWVCLILFVLCIAAMIISTGTGSQFVSPLHVMKALFGNAPPMEQVIVMQLRLPRIIIAVLIGAALAVAGAILQGVIRNPLASPDVIGITEGASLGAVLFIFIFTGTVSIHWMPLFAILGAFFITGLLYVLAWKNGVSPLRLVLIGIGVSAAIKSISYMLIISGPLQLADRSLTFMAGSIYGMSWDKDVLTLLPWIAVLLPLTWLQARNVNIQALGDDVASSTGAQVQKQRLILIGLSVALAGAAISIGGAIAFIGLMAPHMARRLVGPSFGSVLPVSALIGAILLLVADLVARTAFLPRDVPAGVFTAAIGAPFFLYLLYRNRNRF; via the coding sequence ATGAATAAACACCGCATATTCCGCTCCAGGAACGCTAAAGTATCGTTTATGCTGGAGAGAAGAACACTATGGGTATGTCTGATCCTATTCGTGCTTTGCATCGCCGCCATGATTATTAGCACAGGCACAGGAAGCCAGTTTGTTTCGCCGCTTCATGTCATGAAGGCATTGTTCGGTAACGCTCCGCCCATGGAGCAGGTTATCGTTATGCAGCTAAGGCTGCCCCGAATTATTATCGCCGTGCTGATCGGCGCCGCTCTCGCCGTGGCGGGGGCTATTCTGCAGGGCGTCATCCGCAACCCCCTGGCCTCCCCCGACGTCATCGGTATAACGGAGGGAGCATCACTTGGAGCGGTTCTCTTCATCTTCATATTCACAGGCACCGTATCGATCCATTGGATGCCGCTATTCGCCATCCTTGGTGCTTTTTTCATAACCGGACTGCTGTACGTGCTTGCTTGGAAAAATGGCGTATCACCGCTGCGGCTAGTCTTGATCGGAATCGGAGTATCGGCTGCAATCAAATCGATCTCCTATATGCTGATCATATCCGGACCGCTGCAGTTGGCCGACCGCTCCCTTACTTTCATGGCAGGCAGCATTTACGGCATGTCCTGGGATAAGGACGTTTTGACCCTGCTGCCTTGGATAGCTGTACTTCTACCGCTTACCTGGCTGCAGGCCCGCAATGTGAACATCCAAGCCTTGGGCGACGACGTTGCCAGCAGCACGGGCGCCCAGGTTCAGAAACAGCGCCTGATCCTAATCGGACTCAGCGTAGCTCTGGCCGGAGCAGCCATCTCGATCGGCGGCGCCATCGCCTTCATCGGTCTGATGGCACCGCATATGGCCCGCAGGCTGGTGGGTCCCTCCTTCGGGAGCGTCCTGCCGGTCAGCGCACTGATCGGTGCGATTCTGCTCCTTGTCGCGGACTTGGTAGCTCGGACGGCATTTCTGCCGCGCGACGTTCCGGCAGGCGTATTCACCGCCGCAATCGGCGCGCCGTTCTTCCTCTACTTGCTGTATCGTAACCGCAATCGATTCTAG
- the thiE gene encoding thiamine phosphate synthase, giving the protein MTGRVTPEMMRQHLRMYLVLGSVNCIEEPSRIVQEALAGGATMVQFREKGHGSLVGEPVIQLARRIQDQCRQAGVPFIVNDDVELALKLNADGVHIGQDDESAASVRQRIGNRILGVSAHTVEEARRAILHGADYLGIGPIYPTRSKDDAKTAQGPAILHELREAGIHLPIVGIGGITVERVEEVIGAGADGVAVISAVTGAESIREAVEAIVDKSFR; this is encoded by the coding sequence ATGACGGGGAGAGTGACACCCGAGATGATGAGGCAGCATCTACGGATGTACCTCGTACTCGGCAGCGTGAACTGTATCGAAGAGCCAAGCCGGATTGTGCAGGAAGCACTGGCTGGCGGCGCAACCATGGTCCAGTTCCGCGAGAAGGGACATGGCTCGCTTGTTGGCGAGCCGGTGATCCAGTTGGCTCGCCGGATTCAGGATCAGTGCCGCCAAGCGGGCGTACCCTTTATCGTCAATGACGATGTGGAGCTGGCGCTGAAGCTGAACGCCGATGGCGTGCACATCGGTCAGGACGACGAATCTGCGGCTTCCGTCCGCCAGCGGATCGGCAACCGGATTCTCGGTGTCTCCGCCCATACCGTGGAGGAAGCCAGGCGAGCGATCCTCCACGGCGCCGATTATCTTGGCATCGGGCCGATCTATCCGACCCGCTCGAAGGATGATGCCAAGACTGCGCAAGGCCCAGCAATTCTCCATGAGCTTCGCGAAGCTGGAATCCACCTGCCGATCGTTGGGATTGGCGGGATTACCGTGGAGCGCGTGGAGGAAGTGATTGGAGCGGGTGCGGATGGCGTCGCGGTGATATCCGCCGTGACGGGAGCGGAGTCGATACGGGAGGCTGTGGAGGCTATTGTAGATAAGAGCTTCAGGTAG
- a CDS encoding iron ABC transporter permease, whose amino-acid sequence MRVFGLFISLLALAAAVMGSIAFGVTNVPLHQVLESFTHFNGSNEHLIILTARLPRALIALAVGASLAVAGALMQVITRNPIASPSTLGVNSGAAFFIIMSAGWLGISGLQSLTWVALIGAAVSGGIVFFLGSIGRDGMTPVKITLAGASIAAFFHSLTQGFMLSDGKMFDQVLVWLVGSVAGRDLNQLAAVWPYMTVGMLVALLLGRHLNALSMGDDIAQSLGQKTALIKLLAAAAVILLAGGSVAAAGPIAFVGIIIPHIVRHLIGNDYRWILPYSAVLGALLLVTADLGSRYIAMPKEVPVGVMTAIIGVPFFVYIARKGRRAQ is encoded by the coding sequence ATGCGCGTATTCGGACTATTCATATCGCTATTGGCGCTGGCTGCTGCCGTCATGGGCAGCATCGCCTTCGGAGTAACAAACGTACCTCTTCATCAGGTATTGGAATCGTTCACTCACTTCAACGGGAGCAACGAGCATCTGATCATTCTCACAGCAAGACTGCCCCGGGCGCTCATTGCACTTGCTGTAGGAGCAAGCCTAGCTGTTGCGGGTGCCCTCATGCAGGTCATCACGCGCAATCCGATTGCATCACCCAGCACGCTGGGCGTGAACTCCGGTGCAGCCTTCTTCATTATTATGTCAGCGGGTTGGCTGGGTATAAGTGGACTCCAATCTCTTACCTGGGTCGCGCTGATCGGAGCCGCGGTAAGCGGCGGTATCGTGTTTTTCCTAGGCAGCATCGGCAGGGACGGCATGACGCCAGTAAAAATCACCCTCGCGGGTGCCTCCATAGCCGCCTTCTTCCATTCCTTAACGCAGGGATTCATGCTCTCTGACGGCAAAATGTTCGATCAGGTGCTGGTATGGCTTGTCGGCTCGGTAGCCGGACGCGATTTGAACCAACTTGCAGCCGTGTGGCCGTATATGACCGTTGGCATGCTGGTTGCACTCCTGCTGGGCCGCCATCTGAACGCCCTCTCCATGGGTGATGACATCGCCCAGAGCCTCGGGCAAAAAACAGCCCTCATTAAGTTGTTAGCGGCAGCGGCTGTTATTTTGCTGGCCGGAGGTTCCGTTGCCGCTGCGGGCCCCATCGCATTCGTCGGGATTATCATCCCGCATATCGTTCGGCATTTAATAGGAAATGATTATCGCTGGATTCTGCCTTACAGCGCGGTGCTCGGTGCACTTCTGCTGGTGACGGCCGATCTCGGCTCCCGATATATTGCCATGCCGAAGGAAGTCCCGGTCGGCGTGATGACCGCAATCATTGGCGTGCCGTTCTTCGTGTACATAGCCAGGAAAGGAAGACGAGCACAATGA
- a CDS encoding ABC transporter ATP-binding protein, whose protein sequence is MNTLEAKGLGLSYGGDFIFENLDLTVPIGKITVFIGSNGCGKSTLLRSMARLLKPQRGSVVLNGADIAGLSTKDVARKLAILPQGPTAPEGLTVMQLVKQGRYPYQSWLRQWSREDEEAVTAALTSTGLTELADRTVDSLSGGQRQRAWIAMTLAQETPIILLDEPTTYLDLTHQIEVLDLLYELNVQEQRTIVMVLHDINLACRYADHIVAIRDGSIKAKGKPGDIIDSELMQTVFQLPCEIIPDPLYGTPMCVPRGKGIRRPLAVKPEPAEPKQPTTPTPAPELAPV, encoded by the coding sequence ATGAATACGCTGGAAGCAAAGGGATTGGGTCTGTCCTATGGGGGAGACTTTATATTCGAAAATCTGGATTTAACCGTGCCTATAGGTAAAATCACCGTGTTTATCGGCAGCAACGGCTGCGGCAAGTCCACTTTGCTGCGCTCCATGGCCAGGCTGCTGAAACCGCAGCGCGGCTCGGTTGTACTGAACGGGGCCGACATCGCAGGCTTGTCCACCAAGGACGTGGCGCGTAAGCTCGCCATTTTGCCTCAAGGGCCTACCGCCCCGGAAGGATTAACGGTGATGCAGCTGGTAAAGCAAGGACGTTATCCGTACCAGAGCTGGCTTCGTCAATGGTCACGCGAGGATGAGGAAGCAGTCACAGCGGCGCTGACCTCCACAGGTTTGACCGAACTGGCTGACCGTACGGTTGACTCGCTATCCGGCGGTCAGCGCCAGCGGGCCTGGATCGCGATGACGCTGGCACAAGAAACGCCAATCATTCTGCTCGATGAACCGACCACCTATCTGGATTTGACGCACCAGATCGAAGTGCTGGATCTGCTGTATGAATTAAATGTTCAAGAACAACGGACCATCGTCATGGTGCTGCATGATATCAATCTGGCCTGCCGTTATGCCGATCATATCGTTGCCATTCGCGACGGAAGCATCAAGGCAAAGGGCAAACCGGGAGATATCATCGATTCCGAGCTGATGCAGACCGTGTTCCAGCTGCCGTGCGAGATTATTCCAGACCCGCTGTACGGAACCCCGATGTGCGTCCCGCGCGGGAAGGGCATACGCCGGCCTTTAGCCGTCAAGCCGGAACCAGCGGAACCCAAACAACCAACAACGCCGACTCCAGCTCCTGAGCTGGCACCGGTGTAG
- the ssuE gene encoding NADPH-dependent FMN reductase, giving the protein MTKIAFIAGSPTQGSRLFGLTQYVEDRLIIAGYEIDFISAADLPAEDLLRADFNSRAIKQAIAAVEGASAVIIASPVYKASYSGALKTILDLLPQKGLQGKVVLPLFIGGTIAHLLAVDYALKPVISALGGTNILNGVFAVDQWITRLELGGYDITEQLRERLDDALNELQSELARYSAVPSERQGQAV; this is encoded by the coding sequence ATGACGAAAATCGCTTTTATAGCAGGAAGCCCGACGCAAGGGTCCCGTTTGTTCGGATTAACGCAATATGTAGAGGATCGCCTGATCATTGCTGGCTACGAGATCGATTTCATCTCGGCAGCGGATCTACCGGCTGAGGATTTGCTGCGGGCCGATTTCAATAGTCGGGCCATCAAGCAGGCCATAGCGGCGGTTGAAGGAGCCTCTGCCGTGATCATTGCCAGCCCGGTATATAAAGCTTCTTATTCAGGGGCGTTGAAAACGATTTTGGATCTTCTTCCCCAAAAAGGTTTGCAAGGCAAAGTCGTGCTCCCGCTATTCATTGGCGGCACCATCGCGCATTTGCTCGCGGTGGATTATGCGTTGAAGCCAGTAATATCCGCACTCGGAGGAACCAATATTCTCAACGGGGTGTTTGCCGTAGATCAGTGGATCACCCGCCTCGAACTGGGCGGTTACGACATCACGGAGCAGCTGAGAGAACGCCTAGATGACGCGCTAAACGAGCTGCAATCAGAGCTGGCCCGATATTCAGCTGTGCCGTCGGAGCGGCAGGGGCAAGCGGTCTGA
- a CDS encoding iron-siderophore ABC transporter substrate-binding protein gives MGKGMANKPTRGLKFSLLALIMIVILAGCGASPAKENTNNTGDDTTNNASGNNGSAASESYEVTHAMGTETIKGTPQKVVVLTNEGTEALLALGVKPVGAVRSWTGDPWYPHIKDQMEGVTVVGEESQPNIELIAGLQPDLIIGNKMRQEKVYEQLKAIAPTVFAEDLRGEWQNNFELYAKALNKVSEGEELLAAYDKRIQDFKEKAGSKLDETVSVVRFMAGKTRVYHTNTFSGVIFDKIGIARNDMTKNAKDDFVDEITKERLPEADADRLFYFTYETGDGGANQTEQEWINDPLWKNLNVVKNGQAHKVDDAIWNTAGGILAANLMIDQLQEFYGIQ, from the coding sequence ATGGGAAAAGGAATGGCAAATAAACCAACGAGAGGCCTCAAGTTTAGCTTGCTGGCTCTCATTATGATCGTGATTCTTGCCGGTTGTGGAGCAAGCCCAGCGAAAGAAAATACAAACAATACCGGCGACGATACGACGAATAATGCAAGTGGTAACAATGGTAGCGCAGCAAGCGAATCCTATGAAGTTACACATGCGATGGGTACGGAAACAATCAAGGGAACCCCTCAAAAAGTGGTGGTTCTCACGAACGAAGGAACCGAGGCGCTTCTCGCATTGGGCGTGAAGCCAGTAGGCGCTGTTAGATCCTGGACAGGTGACCCATGGTATCCACATATTAAAGACCAGATGGAAGGCGTTACCGTTGTCGGGGAAGAGAGCCAGCCGAACATCGAACTGATCGCGGGCCTGCAGCCGGACCTGATTATCGGCAACAAGATGCGTCAGGAGAAAGTATACGAGCAATTGAAGGCGATCGCGCCGACCGTTTTTGCCGAGGATCTTCGCGGCGAGTGGCAGAATAATTTTGAACTGTATGCCAAGGCGCTGAACAAGGTATCCGAAGGTGAGGAGCTATTGGCTGCATACGACAAGCGGATTCAGGATTTCAAAGAGAAGGCCGGAAGTAAGCTGGACGAGACCGTTTCCGTGGTCCGTTTCATGGCTGGCAAGACGCGCGTGTACCATACCAATACGTTCTCGGGCGTCATTTTCGATAAAATCGGCATCGCCCGCAACGACATGACCAAGAACGCCAAAGACGATTTCGTTGACGAGATCACGAAGGAACGTTTGCCTGAGGCAGATGCCGACAGACTCTTCTACTTCACTTATGAAACCGGGGATGGCGGCGCCAACCAAACCGAGCAGGAATGGATCAACGATCCATTATGGAAAAACCTGAACGTCGTCAAGAACGGCCAAGCCCACAAAGTGGATGATGCAATCTGGAATACAGCAGGCGGCATCCTGGCGGCCAATCTGATGATTGACCAGTTGCAGGAGTTTTACGGCATTCAGTAA
- a CDS encoding M20/M25/M40 family metallo-hydrolase translates to MVNDGAALRRMKQAAGQVLGKQKVHVLHPPSLTGEDFDWYLDQVPGAFGFIGCGNPDRGIVHAIHQPRFDLDEDVLVHGTRIWVRLALHDVYE, encoded by the coding sequence GTGGTCAACGACGGAGCCGCGCTGCGTCGTATGAAGCAAGCCGCAGGGCAAGTGCTGGGCAAGCAAAAGGTACATGTGCTCCATCCACCCAGCCTGACTGGCGAGGATTTCGATTGGTACCTGGATCAGGTCCCGGGCGCTTTTGGATTCATCGGCTGCGGGAATCCGGATCGGGGGATCGTGCATGCGATTCACCAGCCCCGATTCGATCTGGATGAAGATGTCCTGGTGCATGGGACTCGAATATGGGTGCGCCTAGCCCTACATGACGTTTACGAATAA